tgttGCTTCCACGTAcaatgtttccttaatttctgctctacagcaaaatgattcagttacacacacattcttctttaagtgttctttttcattatggtttatcataggatactgaagatagttccctgtactatgcagtaggaccttgttggttatccattaaagaacttttatataaaaaatctGATCTATCTTTTTCTCTGTAGCCAGTCTAGAAAAATGAACTGAAGGGGGAGATTTTGGAGAAAGAGTGGTTGAAGCTGGAGGGAGAGGCTATTGAGGATGATCTGCAAACAGGACAGGTGCTAGCTGTCCTTCCTACTCCCCCCGCCCCTACCCCTACCCCCTCACCCCCGTTTGGGGGAAGACTGccttccgcccccccccccccccgccctttgCCCTGTGCTGACGCCCCTGCGCTGGGCACAGAGGAGGAGCGCTCCCCGACTGAGTCCGGAGCTGTGGGAAGGGCGTCGGAGGGCAGATTCCCTGAGCTGGGGGTGGGCGTTGGGGTGGCGGGGAGGGCggtggggtggcggggagggcTGAGAGGAACGGCAGAGGCCAGGCAGAGCTGGGAACGGCTGGGATGCGTGGAGAGTGCGGGAGCGGATAGGAGCGAGGAGGGTCTGCGAACAATTGAGGAGCGAGGGCGAAGGGGTGCGCTGGGCAGCGCGTGTGGATCGAGGTGGGGTTGTAGACCGGGATGGGGTCTGAGCGGGGAGGCGGTGCAGGTCCCAGCGCGCAGGTGAGGGGCTGAGGGGCGGAGCCAGGGGCGGAGGGAGGGATCGAGGTCCCGAGGACCCAGTTCTGGCTCCCAGAACCCGGGCGCGCGAGCTGCGGGCGCTGGGAGCTCCTGGCAACGGGCGGCGGGCGGGGTCGCGGCTCGGCCATGCGGGTGCACCTGGGCGCGCTGGCCGGCGCGGCGGCGCTGACCGGGGCGCTCAGCTTCGTGCTCCTGGCGGCGGCCATCGGCACTGACTTCTGGTACATCATCGACACGGAGCGCCTGGAGCGGGGCGGCCCGGGGGCGTGGGGCCCGGCGGGGACCGTCAACCGCAGCCAGCTCGAGCCTCTGAGCTCGCACTCCGGCCTCTGGCGGACCTGCCGGGGTAAGGGGGCACCCGGGGAGCCCGGGCGGTGGCCGGACCTGTTGCTTGGCACGCACTGGGCTCTCAAACCCCGGAGCCCGCGAAACGCGAGGTCCGGGGCCGGACGGGAGTGGCCCGGGGTCCTGGGGCTGCCATCGCTCCTCTCAGAGGTGCCCGGCTCAGCCCACCACTGCCCCGCACCCCCACACCCCCCGGGTGGGATATCCAGGAGGGACTTGGGGACGAAGGCGCGGGCCGGGTCTGAACCCCCGGGcacaccgcccccctcccccccaacccaccGATTCCTCTGCCCCACCCAGTCCAGAGCCCGTGCGCGCCGCTGATGAATCCCTTCTGGCAGGAGAACGTGACAGTCAGCGACTCGAGCCGACAACTTCTCAGTGAGTCCGGGGAGGATGAGACGGGGGGCGGAACCGGGGCTGGACGCCAGTTTGGGAGCTTTTATCCAAACAGGGGGCGGGGGCCCTGCGGAGGAGAGGGCGGCCGAGGTGGCCTCTGACACGGGCAGGAGCGGGGGAAGGGGTTTGGGAGAAGGAGGCGGGGCCCACTGGCTCCACGCGTGAAGTTGTGTGGTGGGGGATTCATTCGACAGACGTTGGCGGCAGGCTTTCGGTGCGCCGGGCACCGGGGTGCTGCGCTCCAAGCCCCAGGCCGAGCGCTCAGGGGGCGCACAGGCTAGCTGGCGAGACCGAGGGGGAAGTGCGCAGTTCCGTTTCAGAGTGGCGCGCAGCACGGGGGAGGGTGACCCGAGCCCGAGGACACCCCGTATCGTAACCAGCCTGGGGAGCTGCCGGCACACCCTGTGATCAGCCGTCGCTGCCTCCTCGCTGTTCAGGACAAGCGCTTGGCAGCACCAAGGATGCAGCAAATATTGGCTGAAAGATCCGAGACGAAAACCAGGAAGCAAAGGACAGCTCCCCATCCCCAGGGGCCACGTGTCTGTTGTTCCTGGCTGACTTCCCAGAGCCTGGCACGGTGCTCCGAAGTCAGAAAAGGCGGCAGTATTTGAGGACAGAATTCGGGCAAGCAAAGGGGGCTGAATAAAcactggagggaggagggaaaatcAGAGTCGTGGTTCAGTTCACAGGCGGCCAGCCCCGCAGCTGAACGCTTTCCGTTTCGGctttcatttaatccccacagccTTCCTACAAAGTTCTTGTCATCTCCATCTTAGTCTTtacttttccaaagaggaaacatGCCTAAAGAGAGGTACCATAGAAAGGAAATGATGAGGAAATGAGGACTGAGTTCCACAGACCTTGAAAAGTATGGGCAGCTTTTGATAGACTTACTGAGGGTTGGGGATGGGACTTTAAGAATAAAGACCAGTCCCTGGCATGGCCCACCAGGGCTGCCAGCGCCTCTCTCCAGCCCCAGTCTCCCCTTTGCTCTTTCCTCTCTGGCTGTGTTGGCCATGCATCAGTTCCTGGAAGGTGCCACATttcctcccaacacagggacttTGCACATGCCATTGCCTCCAGCTGGAGTCTCCCTGCTCCCATCCTGCCAGCTTGTCTTGGTCAGTTCCGACTCACAGTACAGGTTGTGTGATATTTTTAGAGTTAAAAGCTGACCCCCTCACTAGACACCAAGCTCCATGCCAGCAGGGACCATGTCTCTCTTGCCACAGCTGGAATCTCAATAtttagcacagagcctgggcttcccaggtggcgctagtggtaaagaacctgcttgccaatgcaggagatgcaggttcgatccctgggtggggaagatcccctggaggagggcatggcaacctactccggtactcttggctggagaatctcatggacagaggagctgggcaggccacagtccatagggttgcagagtcggacacgactgaagtgacttagcacacacagcattGGCACAGAGTAGCCCATGAGCTAAGGTTGGCTGAGCAGGTGTGAGAGTGAATGCAAACTATTTTTTAGAGGTGGAACCCAgtcaatgtttgttgaatgaataaatgaatacatgagtGAACCAGATTGCTTCTCTGAAGTCCACTGGTATGCTGGAAAATGCTTAACAATTGGCTCGCTGTGGGAAGGGAGCATCTTGATTTGTGGCGTTTGCCAACCTCTGTGGAGTAAATATTCCCACTTTGGTCAGTTTCAAGCTGGCAACATGATGTCAACTGGCTCTGCATATTTCTGAAAACTTAACAGTTGACTGATTCAATGGttatgaattggagcaaactctgggagatggtggacagaggagcctactgtgctccagtccctggggtcacaaagagtaggacaggacttagtgacagaacaacaactcTGATATAATCCAGCTCCAGCACACCATGGGCTGCcctcttagctcagttggtaaagaatgtgcctgcaatgcgggagacctgggttcgattcctgggttgggaagatcccctggagaaggaaatggcagctcactccagtattcttgcctggagaattccatggacagaggagcccagcaggctacagtccatggactcacaagagtcagacacgacttagcgactaaaccgcGACCAGCACACCACTGCGTGAAGTCCTCCTGAGGGAAATATCCGCTAGATGCTTGGAATGTGAGGGGggtgggtgtggaggaaaggaaggaatatCACGAACTCTGTCCTCAGCTCCAAGTTGTACCAGGAAGACCTCTGGGTGTTCTCAGAGCATTTCAAGCATCATCAGGAATTCCCATTCAAAAACTCCTGTCATGTGTTAGCTAGCAGGCTTCTAAATGGATCGCTGTGGTCCACGGAGAAGGCTGGAGAATGTAACCAGGAGGTGCTGTGTCAGTTACTACTGCCTTAAAACAAAGTTGGATGTCCCTTTGCACGTGAAAATTGTGCCTATgcagcttatttatttaaaattaaaaaatgtatttatttggctgcacctggtcttagtcGAGACACGTAGGGtcttgggtcttcattgtggcatgagggatctttttagttgtggcatgcaggatctttagttgcagcatgtgaactcttagttgtggcatgcaggatttagttccccgaccagggattgaaccctggccccctgcattgggagtgcagagtcttagccgctggaccagcagggaagccccagcttatttttgtttatttgtttaatcaAGTAAACAAGAGGGTTTTCCCATggggaaggggaaaagaataATCAAGAATTTTTGTCATAAACTGAGGGCTGGATGTCTAAGTCCAGCTTAGACCTTTACCAGGACCCTCTGTGATCCCGGGGTTGGTGTCTTAACCtgcctgaacctcagtttccacatttatCCAAACGAGAATAACCAAACCCTAAAGGGGTGTGGGGTCAGGATCCCACGAACTAGCTGGATGAAAAAATAGACTTTTACCTGGCACCCCACTTACTGCCTGGTTCTTATGTGATCTCCCTGTTTCATCAAAGAATGATTTGATGTAAACGTGTTGGACACGTACTAAGAGCTCAATAAACACTAGTCCTCTGTACCTGTCCTTCCAGCCTCTGTTAGATGCAGTCACATCTGTGGCCCTGTGCTGGGCTGGATGCTGGCCTTCAGCCTACTTATCACATCAACGGGTAGACTGGACGGCTAACCAGTCAGCACTGGTCTGGCCGCTCCCTGAAACTTGATAATGCCACAGCCCTGCGTAGTCCAGGGTTTTGAGAAACAGGCAAAACCCATGTCCACAGTCTGTGCATCTTTTCACCCTCTGCCCCAGGCCTAAGCCCCAGCTGCAGCCACCAGCTAGGCATGTCATTGTCgtttagatgctcagttgtgttgactatttacgaccccatggcctggaccatgccaggcttccctgtccttcactatctcccagagtttgctcaaactcatgtccactgagtcgatgatgccatccaaccatctcatcctctgtcgtcccttctcctgccctcaatctcccccagcatcagggtcttttccaatgagtcggctcttcacatcaggtggtcagaatATTAGtgcttcagcttcaatgtcagtccttccaatgaataatcagggttgatttcctttagaatcgactggtttcatctccttgctgtccaagggactctcaggagtcctctccagcaccacaattcggtgctcagccttctttatggtccaactctcacatctgtacatgatggCTTTGGGCAAATTCCtctacctctctgagtctcagttccctCATGGGCAAACTGAAGATAACTCTCATCTCTCCTTATAAGAGCAGTCGAGGATGAAATGAGAGAGTGTATTTAAAGAGCCTCACGCAGTGTCTGGCCCCATAAGTGTACCCTGAGTGTTAGCTGTTCTTACTACCATTGCACCACCAGAGAGGAGGCTGGCCCTTCAGGCCTCATGCTCACTGAAAATCACCCCCAGACACAGCTTTTCCCCGGAATCTCTTTATCCCCAGAAAGAGTTTTGAATGTTGGCCAATTTCTTTTATTACACGAAGAGGCTGTGTTCCTTTTTGGACCTGCAGAAAAGTCATAGAGGACAGAGGCCAAGTGACACGCAGCATGTTCTGTGAGTCAGCCTTCTAGACAGACCCCCCTGAGGGTGTATGGGAAGaaccattgatttttttctccaagaaAACCCACGCGGGCAGCTTGCTTCTGTACCCAGTAAAAGTTCACCTTGCTCGGGTATTTTATCTTCTTGATTAGCTTTGGGGATGTCAAGGGTTTGGTTCCCTGGCTAGGGACTGGGATTCTTTTTGGCAAAGAGAGGCAGTCTTCAAATTCAGcacagtttattattattacttttatattttaaaaatattttcttggccctgctgcatggcatgtgggatattagttccctgaccagggattgaacctttgccCTTTGCGTTGGAAGctcagtgtcttaaccactggactgccagggaagtcccagcacagTTTAGATAAAAGAGCCACAGTTTAGAGCCACTCAGGCTAGCTGTATCAGTCTTTTGAAAGTAAGTGATGGAAACTCAAATCATaatgtacatgcatgctaaggcgcttcagttgtgtctgactctttgtgatcctattgactgtagcccaccaggctcctctgtccatgggattctccaggcaagaatactggagtgggttgccatgccctcctccagggatcttcccgacccagggatcgaacctgaa
The sequence above is drawn from the Cervus canadensis isolate Bull #8, Minnesota chromosome 32, ASM1932006v1, whole genome shotgun sequence genome and encodes:
- the TMEM114 gene encoding transmembrane protein 114 isoform X3 — encoded protein: MRVHLGALAGAAALTGALSFVLLAAAIGTDFWYIIDTERLERGGPGAWGPAGTVNRSQLEPLSSHSGLWRTCRVQSPCAPLMNPFWQENVTVSDSSRQLLRQALGSTKDAANIG
- the TMEM114 gene encoding transmembrane protein 114 isoform X4, yielding MRVHLGALAGAAALTGALSFVLLAAAIGTDFWYIIDTERLERGGPGAWGPAGTVNRSQLEPLSSHSGLWRTCRVQSPCAPLMNPFWQENVTVSDSSRQLLIPFQSGAQHGGG